DNA sequence from the Thermodesulfobacteriota bacterium genome:
GGCGTATTTCTCGGTCTCGGCGATCCGGAGCTGGGCCAGGCCATGCCGGCTCATCTCCTCGCCCAGGATGCGGCTGAGGGCCACGGGCGGGAAGGCGGCGGGCAGGGGCAGATCCCGGTCATACTCGGTGAAGGTGACCAGCTCGGTCAGGGCCGGCCGGCGGCGGATGGCAAAGCCGGCGAAATCCGGGGCCACGAAGGCCCGGGTGAGCTGCCGGGCACGGTCGGCCCGGAAGTTGAAAAAGAGCACCGTGTCCCGGTCGCCGATGGCGGCCAGGGGCCGGCCGTTCGTCTCGATCACCGTCGGCCGGATGAACTCGTCGGTCTCGCCCCGGTGGTAGGCCGCGGCGATGGCGGCCTGGGGATCGGCGGCGGTCAGGCCCGTGCCGTCCACCAGGGCGGCCCAGGCCTGGGCTACCCGCTCCCAGCGGTTGTCCCGGTCCATGGCATAGAAGCGGCCGCAGACCGTGGCCACCTGGCCTGTCCCCAGCTCGGCCAGGCCGGCGAGAAGGCTGGCCAGGTGGCCGGCCCCGCTTGCCGGCGGCGTGTCCCGGCCGTCCATGAAGGCGTGGATGAAGACCTCGGACAGGCCCTCGTCCTTGGCCAGCCGGACCAGGGCCAGCAGGTGGTCGAGATGGCTGTGCACGCCGCCGTCCGAGACGAGGCCCAGGAGGTGCAGCCGGCCGCCGGCGGCCCGGGCGCGCTGGCAGGCGGCGGTCAGCACCGGGTTGGTGAAGAAATCGCCCCGGCGGATGGCGCGGTTGATGCGGGTGAGGTCCTGGTAGACCACCCGGCCGGCGCCGATGTTGAGGTGCCCCACCTCGGAGTTGCCCATCTGGCCTTCCGGCAGGCCAACGGCGCCGTTGTGGGCCAGGAGGGTGGTGTGGGGATAGCGGGCGGCCAGCCGGTCCAGGTTGGGGGTGTGGGCGCAGGCCACCGCGTTGTCCGGGCAAACGGCGCCGCAGCCCCAGCCGTCCAGGATCATGAGCAGCACCGGCACCGGCCCGCTCACAGGGTCACCTCCAGCCGGGGGGCATCGTGCCACAGGCCTTCCAGGTCATAGAACTGCCGGGTCTCGCTGTAGAAGATGTGCACCACCACGTCGCCATAGTCAGCCAGCACCCAGACCGCGTCCCGCAGCCCCTCCGTGTTCCGGGGCTTGACCCGGCAGGCCTTCAGGCCGGCCTCGATGGCCTCGGCCAGGGCCTGGACATGGGTGGTGGAGCGGCCGCTCATGATGATGAAGAAGTCGGTGAAGCTGGAGACGTCCCGCAGATCCAGGACCACCACGTCCTGGGCCTGCTTG
Encoded proteins:
- the gpmI gene encoding 2,3-bisphosphoglycerate-independent phosphoglycerate mutase; the encoded protein is MILDGWGCGAVCPDNAVACAHTPNLDRLAARYPHTTLLAHNGAVGLPEGQMGNSEVGHLNIGAGRVVYQDLTRINRAIRRGDFFTNPVLTAACQRARAAGGRLHLLGLVSDGGVHSHLDHLLALVRLAKDEGLSEVFIHAFMDGRDTPPASGAGHLASLLAGLAELGTGQVATVCGRFYAMDRDNRWERVAQAWAALVDGTGLTAADPQAAIAAAYHRGETDEFIRPTVIETNGRPLAAIGDRDTVLFFNFRADRARQLTRAFVAPDFAGFAIRRRPALTELVTFTEYDRDLPLPAAFPPVALSRILGEEMSRHGLAQLRIAETEKYAHVTYFFNGGREKPFPGEDRLLVLSPQEVATYDQKPEMSAREVTEALLARLAEKDYHLVVLNFANGDMVGHTGILAAAIRACEAVDACAGQVIAAWQARGGIAIITADHGNAELMAEEEGHAPHTAHTTNPVPFILVSDAHEGLGLRTDGALKDIAPTILALQGLPIPAEMEGQSLVAGASGAGVAGAA
- the rsfS gene encoding ribosome silencing factor, encoding MPNDPSTAVAKTRTRRPRPAALTGPAKVEAILQAAAAKQAQDVVVLDLRDVSSFTDFFIIMSGRSTTHVQALAEAIEAGLKACRVKPRNTEGLRDAVWVLADYGDVVVHIFYSETRQFYDLEGLWHDAPRLEVTL